One window of the Salvelinus sp. IW2-2015 linkage group LG10, ASM291031v2, whole genome shotgun sequence genome contains the following:
- the LOC112081160 gene encoding LOW QUALITY PROTEIN: transmembrane protein 9B-like (The sequence of the model RefSeq protein was modified relative to this genomic sequence to represent the inferred CDS: inserted 1 base in 1 codon), with product MSTQTTDAKNSEDIRCKCTCPPYRDIDGQIYKQNVSLKDCNCLHVVEPMPVDGKDVEAYCLRCECKYEERSSGTIKVTIIIYLSILGLLFLYMVYLTLLEPMLKRRXFGHSQLQNDDDVGDQQPFANAHNVLSRSASRPNMLNKVEHAQQRWRRQVQEQRKSVFDRHVVLS from the exons ATGTCAACACAGACGACGGATGCGAAG AATTCAGAGGATATCCGGTGTAAATGTACCTGCCCACCGTACAGAGACATCGATGGACAGATCTACAAACAAAATGTATCTCTAAAGGATTg TAACTGCCTTCATGTTGTGGAGCCAATGCCAGTTGATGGAAAGGATGTGGAGGCGTACTGTCTGCGTTGTGAATGCAAATATGAGGAGAGGAGTTCTGGAACTATCAAG GTGACTATCATAATCTACCTTTCCATCCTGGGCCTGCTGTTCCTCTATATGGTGTACCTGACCCTGCTGGAGCCCATGCTGAAGAGGA CTTTTGGACACTCACAGCTTCAGAATGATGATGATGTCGGG GACCAGCAGCCTTTTGCCAACGCCCACAACGTATTGTCTCGTTCGGCCTCTCGCCCAAACATGCTGAACAAAGTGGAGCACGCTCAGCAGCGCTGGCGGAGGCAGGTCCAGGAACAGAGGAAGTCTGTGTTTGACCGCCACGTGGTGCTCAGCTAA